ttacCCAACTAAGTGAAAAACTTACGGTTGGAGGCTCTACGGTTATGAGAAACCGAGTAGAACAATGAAATCACGGCACTAGAACAAGCACGAAGACGCATAGAAAAACCCACCAAAAGCACGGAttgcacttaaaaaaaaattctattcaataGCCATTTCgtgtgagaggaagagagatgtgAAATCttagagaggaaaagagaaaagagaaggtTTAGCAACTGGAGGAACTCTCGGCAACCAAGTATGAATTTCTATTTTACCCAAAATTGTAGCACCAACAAATACTGAACAATAGAAGGGcgcgagagaaagagagaggcaCACTAATCTGCAAGGGATTAAGAGTGTAGAGAGGCATGAAGTCCAAACTGAAACAACGTGTGAAGAGAAAGGGATACGGGGAGAGAAAAGTAGGGGAAGAAGTAACCAACAAGAGGAAAAATCGAAAAAGAAACTGATGGAAGAGATGCTCACCAAACGGCATCGTATCTAGTTCTCCAAGAAGGCTGGGCCTTGTTCACGGGACTGGGccttacatcctcccccttacaaaaatttcgtcctcagaATTTGTTACAAGTTATCAAAACTCCCATCGAAAAGGCGTGGGTGCTTATGTCACATCTCTTCTTCCAATTCCCAAGAAGCCTCATTAgtagcatgattattccacaatACCTTAACCAGAGGAATAGTTCGAGTTCGTAACACCTGTTCTTTCTTTGATAAAATCTGAACTAGTTCTTCCGTATAAGTCTTATCTTCCTGAATCTGAAGTGGCTCATTGTCAATAATGTGGGTGGGGTCAGGGACATATTTCCTCAACATAGAAACATGAAATACATTGTGCACCCCCGCAAGTGCCAGTGGAAGTGCTACCTTATAAGCCAAAGGTCCAAtccgatcaagaatctcaaaggGTCCGATAAATCTAGGGCTCAGTTTGCCCTTCTGTCGaaatctcataactcctttcatctGTGCTATCCTAAAAAATACCTTATTtccaacctcaaactctaaCTGGCGGCGACGATTATCcgcataactcttttgtcggCTCTATGCTGTTTTCATTCTAGCTTGAACAATATATATCTTCTCCgtggtctgctgaataatctctggccccaaaagtttcctttcacctacttcatcccaatacaatggagatctacacCTTCTACCATACAAAACCTCGTAGGGTGCCATTCCAATGCTAGTctggaaactattattattagcAAACTCGACCAATGGTAGATGTCACATCCAAGTTCCCTTTAAATCTATCACACATGCCCTCAACATATCTTCTAAGATCTGATTAGTCCTTTTTGACTGCccatctgtctgagggtgaaaagcagtactgaaacttaacttagtacccattgcctctTGTAAGCTTCGCCAAAACTTGGAAGTGAAACGAGGGTCTCTATCCAacacaatggataccggtactccatgcaacctcactatctcctgCACATACAGCTCAGCTAGTTTCTCTagcttataagaaactttgatgGGCACAAAGTGAGCGGTCTTCGTtaagcgatccacgatcacccatatagtATCATGTCTGCTTAATGTCCTTGGTAGGCCTGTCACAAAGTCCGTGGagatatgctcccacttccacTATGGAATCTGGAGTGGCTGTAATAATCGTGTTGGTCTCTGATCCTCCACCttcacctgttggcaagttaggcactgttccacaaatttagcaatttctcgTTTCATACCATTCtaccaaaaagactctctcaaGTCTCTATACCTCTTGGTACTCCCCGGGTGAACTGTGTACAAAGAACGGTGTGCTACTTCAAGAATTACCCTTTTCAGTTCATCATTAGCTGGCACGCACAATCTAcctctaaacctcaaaactccatcctcggAAACGCTAAAGTCAGATTTGTCCCCATTCCCGACTtcttccactagcttcaccaaccCTGAATCCACTTTCTAAGCAGCTTGGATTCTATCTATCAAGGCTGGTTGAACTATCAAACTGGCCATGAAAGTACCTGTATCACTAGTGATGACCTCACTAACattcacatttcaacaatataatgatagactccaaatttccaatattataaagaaattttgattcaaactaatttcctcaatataaccaattttccaaaatgccaagtcaatataacacaataaaatttcttaataaaaatcaccaatactcaTCGAGAACTTTTTATACTTAATCCACTactcttaaatcatctcactcaaagcttcaaaatcttgatcccagctgaaatatctaaaatcatatgaaaaatattgtggagataaggggtgagttatcaacaactcagtaagcagagaacatatactagcatgtaaacatgagccttttcagaaagttcggtatgcagaaacaaaatatttcatttttcaaatgcAGACCTCAGAAACGTGtcatcagaaaatcagagcgacttttcaatcttttcacactaaaaaaaaaccaactattTGTATTCAAATATTcgtttcatattcaaagaccattttcatattcaaagatgctttgatattcaaagaccattttcatataaaaaaaatactttggcataacataattaaacatcttcatcttatcatatcatatcgtatcgtatcgtatcatatcatataccataccatgtttaacccttgtGGTAGAGTTATGCTATCCCTGATGGCTAAACCAAAcaatatcatattgtgaaacttctcatttttcaatctcgaaGCTCCGAGTATGCACACaagaaaaaacacataaaagaccactttgtttccaaagtgggtgcactcatatcatatcatatcatgttggtaccaaccatatcacgtgaaccaatatcatcatatcagaaccaaattcagaatcagaatcaaaacagataagtgtgccaaaaatttttcatatccatatcatatcaaaccatgtgttgaacatattcatatcatttccatttgatcataaacaaacccaaatcattttcatatcatatgtacaaaaattcacCGATATagtattcgctcttttgcacatttcagaaatatgtcaaatattactcatgtttatactattcatgtcaaaagtatttcttttctcttttatacgtATCTTAtaagtgaatgcaaaacatattctgaggttgtttttgaccttttttttttaaaataacatgcacatttttataaaccaactgcagttcatttctttttagcTTTTCTGAATCTTTCCACAATCGTGCCGAATGAATACCGATCATCACCTATACAAAATACTAAACGTTACTAAAATTCTAAAAGAACTGCTAAAACTCTCAATCTATTTAAATTCATACTACGAAAATGGCTTTGATAACTGTATAGTtatcagaaatctaataaatatattatcattaaaaataatcttagcttattataatataatttattaaatatggcaaaacaacttaaattcatttcaaaaattaacataatcataattaaaactcatatctCTATAAACTATTATAAAAACACTAATTTAATACTACCAACGTATAATCTAGTAGGAagtcataaatttcttaagcaatattaattcataaaatattcttaataatacttatattaaaaattatcgtaaattactaatcatatctaatttaaaaccatccaagatttatttcatataataggcttaaagtgttttaaaaaaataattttaaacacatacaattttctaccaaattcaaagcataaaattaataccagataatataatttaaatatttttttatgaaatcaagtttaatataaaaatatgcgGTATGGACCATCTGAAGACAAGGGtgttaaggaaaataaaaaatatatacatgggCTCTTTGGGTAAAGCATGCATGGTCACAACAAAGAAAGAACAATGAGATTATAACTTCCAGATTCAAACCGTGCACAAGGATCAGTCCATACTCCCCGAGAGGGGTGGCCAGGGACGATGGAAGCGGCAGCTGGACTAGATCTACAGTGTACGGTTTGGCTAAAGAGCActgacagagagagagaaagagatagaatccaagagaaagagtgagaggAAGTTACGGACCATGCAATGTGGGGGCTGCAGTCCGACCATGGCGTCTTGCCCGTGATCTGCGGTGGCTCCACTTGCTGGTTCACGGCTGGGATATGGCGCACGGACGACAAGTGACTAGGCAGCTTGCAAGGAGGCAGTGTTCGAAGGAAACAATGCTCTATTTTTGGCTTGGGTTTCACGGTGGAGGGTGGTGGCAACGTGGAGCTCCCGTCGTGAAGTGGTGGCTGGAATCGAGGGAACGTGGGAGAAGCTTTCATGGTGGTGGTGTGTACAAGGCGGTGGCTGGGTGGTGTAAAACAGGGGTCCTTCGGTGGGGTTGAGTTTAGTGTTTTCTGTCATGTAGTGGGTTGCGGTGTGCTGGGCGTCCGAGGAGTGGTTCTTGGTGGTTGGCTTATGGAGGTACTAGCGGATGAGGGATGTGAACATGCATGAGGCTAGTGTTTCGTGCATGAGGCTGGTGTTTTCGTGCATGGAGGCTGAGGGAAAAACAGGTTGATGATGGTGACTGTGGGGCAGATCACGGTGGCTGAAGCCGTTGACGCGGGTTGTCGGGCTTCACGTTGGGACGGACTATAACACCTGGACCCAGTCaagctcaatttttatttatttatttattttttcacacgttaacttccacgcacgttttattttttccgtctatttttttcacccctagagTTTTTCCTACGTCCACGGCATGCATGATCTTGCATGtctcttgctttttttttttctctagggtttttgcCAATCAACTCTTTATATACTTGCACTCCTCTCCTGAAAAAGTAGTAGCCGCAGCAACCCACGCATAACTCCCTCTCGTTCACTGCCTCTCCACGTTCTCGGCTCAACGCTCGTCAACTTTGCACCCATAAACCAGGCCACCATAAACCTCCACCGCAAACCACCAACACCGAAAGATAGCCCACTGCAGAAAACTCCTCCGCCTTGGTCACGTAAACACACCCCAAGCCGTGAAGCACCCCCAACCACTGGCCAAGCCGTAACGCAACACGTTTTTATTTTCCGTAATGCTGCTGCCTTACCACACGAACTCATAGTCAGCGACTCCTCCTTGCAAACAGTGCACCACCCTCCAGGCCATCCTCACCACCACGGAACAACCAACCACCGTCGCCTAGCTGTTGAAGGAAGAACACCCACGTCATACTCTGTTTTTGACCTCCAAAATAGAGAAAATTGCTTTCGCCATCGGGTGCAACCAACCTGCCACCCTACGCAGCCAATCTCCTCCTCGACATCGCCGCCACACAGGGAGCTTTGCTGAGTGCTGCACTCCATCCAGATCCGTTGCTCTCCTCTCGGTAAGCTTCCTCCGATCTCACCCACTCTCCTCTCCGTCTCTTtttgtctttctctctctcattagttggTCTCTCTCTAACTAGTGTTCTGCCGTCGCCCCCAGCTGTGCCGCCGGGACAACCACCTTCCTCACCGCAGCCAGCTGTGAGTATCTCGCGCCCCTGCCTCGCCAATGGTTGCACTGCGTAGCACATTTTTCTTATACTAAGTGTTATAGAGGCTACATAAATATAGTTTTGCataatattttggtataaaattacaatatttccCTTTTTATTGGATGGTTTTAGTTGGGAATTTTGgttatattaaatctattttacgtGGTCTTTGTGGGAAGTATAAGATATTGTATAGAGAATACATAGGATTCTTGAATTGTACttagcatattatttttacagtaGGTGTGAAATCTTATgttgaacattttaattatgaatacggaaaatcacttaagtattttaacatgttattaagtaaagatttattttaagagtaaacaatattggtgtaatgttattttttacactgtagatatgatttagtctattaaaaaatagttatggtttattttaaaatattttgggataattatattatccagtattaaactttatagtttgttttcaataataaataggttagacttttaaatgttttagtcaaagttattaaatcaacattgatgattttagaaagcgataatttataatttgaggttatgagattttaggttttgaggaattaaataggttatcttagaagcttaggattaaatatcaaaatatgtgattaattgaaaatttacaagaattacgtgattattttataggtgacgattagttattgttcaacattttttaggaaaattctagaaaaacttaagaagttcaggtaagcggggttcatatattagttttgcataaaagaaatgaaacgaggttgactttgaaaatatgcatgtttgttttttaaaagaaatctgaaaatgacCTCAGATTTTTGTTCTAcatatgcataaattttatataagagaaagtatttttctgtcatgactggtgtagacatgagctaattttgtgcattctttttctaaactatgcaaaaagagcgattatgaaaatctaaaagtttttgctatgaataaatgaagatgttttggattttgtttatttcaaacatgtgaaatgatctgaagctatttagtatttttgttttgatatgatgtgtcatctgaaaaccttggcatgaagttctgattctatatatgaatgtgatctgattttgatgatgttcctttctgtttctgttaaggcccaaccacgggtataatggtagtttataactctaccacggggtgaaacatggtatacagcccagtcacgggtataatggtggtttataaccttaccacggggtTGAAACATAgaatacggcccagccacgggtataatggtggtttataaccctaccacgggggtgaaacatggtatacggcccaaccacgagtataatagtggtttatagcCCTACcgcgggggtgaaacatggtatacgcccaaccacgagtataatgatggtttataaccctaccacgagggtgaaacatggtatatggcccatccacgggtataatgatggtttataaccctaccatgggggttaaacatggtatttgtcccgatgtgatgctatgagatgatatgaatataatgtttcagctTGGAaatgccaaaggattttctttttgagaacaagtttgtttttctgaaaatttcactctgatgttttgtaccaagttttgtttatgcactccaaaaataaatatgttgtttttgcattctgagagaaaatgttttgttcagcatattaaacattaaaaatgctcaagtttacatgctagtatactgagttgttgataactcaccccttatctccactattttttctgatattttgatagttcagctgatgatcaagattatgaggcattgggtgagatgatttaagtataatGGGTTAAGCATAGGAagttttttatgagtattgtcaatttttattaagaagttttattgtgttatgatgacttgatattttgaaaaattggttatattgagaaaattagattgaatcaaattttctatatgatattgggaatttggagtctatttttatattgttgaaatgtgagtttaagtgttaggaagtaactctccgactGGGGCGTTACACGGATATTCTCAATGGCAACGGCAAAGCGGACAAAATTATGGCGGTTGCATGCGAAGGAAGTGGCAGCAGTGGCGTTGTCCTTTTGGTCTGGGACCGTGGGCTTTGGGGTGGGGCTGGTTGTGTTAGATGAAGGTTGGCAGTTTGAGGAGAGTAGAAGAGGacgtgaaaataaaaattgagagaCAGACCAAGAGGAAGAAAATAGAGGAGACGGAGTTGAGATTTGGGATGGAAAATAATGTGGGGGCGTTACTCAGTATTGTGGCTGCTTGAAACATGGGGAAGTTTGGAGGAGACTAGGAGTTATCGGGGGTTGGcgggaaaaagaaggaaaaaataacatCGAAGTGGCCCGGGTGTGACACTTGCGTGGTCTGATTCAGTTGGATAAGTTGAGCATGCCATATTTATGTTGTCGTTAGGGATTGGGGAGCgtccttttttttattgtttgttggGGTTAgttgttttgttggtttttgcTTTGGTACATTTTATACTCTTGCTTGTTTTATAGTATTCCTTCGATAAAAGTGAGGCTTTTGAATAAATGAGGGGATGGTCCtcctttaataataataaaaaaaaaaaaatcatctattaTATGTCcctatattttttcattcatgTTAAGTATTTCCCTTAACttctatatattaaatttataatcttctattatctttaaatatttcaatGACGTGATTCTTTCATGTATTGATGTGATTGCAAAAttcttaagaaaaatgaaaaatactgTTCATCTTGTTTGACTAGGTTTTTATAATCATCTTCCTATCCTGTTCATCCTTTTTACCATCTTCCTCGCcagtaattttgtatttatttgaataaaacattataataatGATACAACTTTTTAATGttgtataaataaaattgtaaatgtggtaaaaatgaagaaagagatggaaagaaaataaacaataaaaaaatttacataaagaGT
Above is a genomic segment from Juglans microcarpa x Juglans regia isolate MS1-56 chromosome 1D, Jm3101_v1.0, whole genome shotgun sequence containing:
- the LOC121235261 gene encoding uncharacterized protein LOC121235261, with translation MKGVMRFRQKGKLSPRFIGPFEILDRIGPLAYKVALPLALAGVHNVFHVSMLRKYVPDPTHIIDNEPLQIQEDKTYTEELVQILSKKEQVLRTRTIPLVKVLWNNHATNEASWELEEEM